Proteins from a genomic interval of Stenotrophomonas maltophilia R551-3:
- a CDS encoding outer membrane protein transport protein, producing the protein MQTASTIARLTLLAVGVAGALAAADANAAAFQLKENSAKGLGRAFAGSGSAEGDASIIAVNPAGMRQLEGTMVQGDLSAISFKAEFKGQGRNAAGRPQTGGDGGDAGMIAPVPAAYFHMPIGEKAHFGVSLTAPFGFKTEYDNGWVGRYSGLKTDLKAIDLGFAASYDVNPYVSFGASVFVEHLTIELSNAVDYGSILAGAGAPGFAPGSSDGTLKIEGDNNAVGWTVGGLFSIDENTHIGLSYRSKVEHKITGGDATFSGADRARSLLTNSPRTRGWFMDTSGKATVTMPASATLSVTHKVNDRWTVMGDVTRTAWSTAFDSVTVDYASPQPDSVLEFGYRDTTFVSLGADYKLSDTVTLRGGVALDQTPTTDAHRDVRVPDTSRKWLSLGVGWTPSANTEYNFGYTHLFTSDPNVNVPATTANQGNSLSGKYKVRGDVLAASFQYKF; encoded by the coding sequence ATGCAAACCGCTTCCACCATTGCCCGACTGACCCTGCTGGCCGTCGGCGTTGCCGGTGCGCTGGCCGCCGCCGATGCCAACGCTGCCGCCTTCCAGCTGAAGGAAAACAGCGCCAAGGGCCTCGGCCGCGCGTTCGCCGGTTCCGGCAGCGCCGAGGGCGACGCCTCCATCATCGCCGTCAACCCGGCCGGCATGCGCCAGCTGGAAGGCACGATGGTCCAGGGCGACCTGAGCGCCATCAGCTTCAAGGCCGAGTTCAAGGGCCAGGGCCGCAATGCGGCAGGCCGCCCGCAGACCGGTGGTGACGGCGGCGACGCCGGCATGATCGCTCCGGTCCCGGCTGCGTACTTCCACATGCCGATCGGCGAGAAGGCCCACTTCGGTGTGTCGCTGACCGCACCGTTCGGCTTCAAGACCGAATACGACAACGGTTGGGTCGGTCGCTACAGCGGCCTGAAGACCGATCTGAAGGCCATCGACCTCGGCTTCGCCGCGTCGTATGACGTCAACCCGTACGTGTCGTTCGGCGCGTCGGTGTTCGTCGAGCACCTGACCATCGAGCTGAGCAACGCCGTTGACTACGGCAGCATCCTGGCCGGCGCCGGCGCTCCGGGCTTCGCCCCGGGCAGCTCGGATGGCACCCTGAAGATCGAGGGTGACAACAATGCCGTGGGCTGGACCGTCGGTGGTCTGTTCTCGATCGACGAGAACACCCATATCGGCCTGAGCTACCGTTCGAAGGTCGAGCACAAGATCACCGGTGGTGATGCGACCTTCAGCGGCGCCGACCGCGCCCGTTCGCTGCTGACCAACTCGCCGCGTACCCGTGGCTGGTTCATGGACACCAGCGGCAAGGCCACGGTGACCATGCCGGCCTCGGCCACCCTGAGCGTGACCCACAAGGTCAACGACCGCTGGACCGTGATGGGCGACGTGACCCGCACCGCCTGGTCGACCGCGTTTGACAGCGTGACCGTTGACTACGCTTCGCCGCAGCCCGATTCGGTTCTGGAGTTCGGCTACCGCGACACCACCTTCGTGTCGCTGGGCGCCGACTACAAGCTGAGCGACACCGTCACCCTGCGCGGTGGTGTTGCACTGGACCAGACCCCGACCACCGACGCACACCGCGACGTGCGCGTGCCGGATACCAGCCGCAAGTGGCTGTCGCTGGGCGTGGGCTGGACCCCGTCGGCAAACACCGAGTACAACTTTGGCTACACCCACCTGTTCACCAGCGATCCGAACGTGAACGTGCCGGCGACCACTGCCAACCAGGGCAATTCGCTGTCGGGCAAGTACAAGGTCCGTGGCGACGTGCTGGCGGCTTCGTTCCAGTACAAGTTCTGA
- the pnuC gene encoding nicotinamide riboside transporter PnuC — translation MNLSDPNFQLELAANIAVAGSILLAGRNNVHTWWLGIVGCALFAAVFERSHLYADMVLQFFFIAISVLGWWQWLRGDHGAPLPITSLRPRAWAWLAPLAVVATFGYGWMLTRLTNAYAPYIDSAVLVLSVIAQILMMRRKLESWWVWLLVNTVAVPLYYSRGLHLTSILYVGFWINALVALRHWRHLMRG, via the coding sequence ATGAACCTGTCCGATCCGAACTTCCAGCTGGAGCTGGCCGCCAACATCGCCGTCGCCGGCTCGATCCTGCTGGCCGGACGCAACAACGTGCACACCTGGTGGCTGGGCATCGTCGGCTGCGCATTGTTCGCCGCTGTGTTCGAGCGTTCGCACCTGTACGCGGACATGGTGCTGCAGTTCTTCTTCATTGCCATCAGCGTGCTGGGCTGGTGGCAGTGGCTGCGCGGCGATCACGGTGCGCCGCTGCCGATCACCTCATTGCGACCGCGTGCATGGGCCTGGCTGGCGCCGCTGGCGGTGGTGGCCACGTTCGGCTACGGCTGGATGCTGACCCGCCTGACCAATGCCTATGCGCCGTACATCGATTCGGCGGTGCTGGTGCTGAGTGTGATCGCGCAGATCCTGATGATGCGGCGCAAGCTGGAATCGTGGTGGGTGTGGCTGCTGGTGAATACCGTTGCAGTGCCGCTGTACTACAGCCGAGGCCTGCACCTGACCTCGATCCTCTACGTAGGTTTCTGGATCAACGCGCTGGTGGCATTGCGCCACTGGCGGCACCTGATGCGGGGGTAG
- the putA gene encoding bifunctional proline dehydrogenase/L-glutamate gamma-semialdehyde dehydrogenase PutA yields the protein MNAPFSSPAASDASRPGALLSPELPASPNPFRQAITDGWLKDEASHVRELLAQARLPAEEQAKVQALAADLVGRVRVRAKDQGAIEAFMRQYDLGSEEGVLLMCVAEALLRIPDQDTADKLIRDKLADADWEKHLGGSDSVLVNASTWGLMLTGKLVQMNDATRADAPSAFKRLVGRVGEPVVRLAVRQAMKIMGHQFVMGRTISEALSRSHKGDNASYRYSFDMLGEGALTMKDALRYLEDYRRAIHAIGGDHKARGGRPDGDVNNAPGISIKLSALYPRYEHAKRERVLKDLVPGVLELAQLARSYGIGCTVDAEESDRLELSLDIIEQVFSDASLAGWDGFGVVVQAYQKRTPYTIDHLADMARRAGRRLQVRLVKGAYWDAEIKRAQIEGYPGYPVFTRKQNTDVSYLACAKRLFTHADAIYPMFATHNAHTIAAVRSIANGGVYEHQKLHGMGDDLYAEVVPADRLNLPCRVYAPVGSHEDLLPYLVRRLLENGANSSFVNRITDERVPIADLIRDPVEMVASFESIPHPKIPLPVDLLRSQNHDRKNSMGANLANDNELRALAEQLNTAVKPWSAAPLVPGANPAGATQPVTNPADTREVVGQWQAADAATVQKALANAVAAQPAWNRTPAASRAAILEHAADQLEARMPEFMALCVKEAGKSLPDGIAEVREAVDFLRYYAKQAREQFSHAEKLPSPTGESNELQLHGRGVFVCISPWNFPLAIFLGQVAAALAAGNSVIAKPAEQTNLIGYYAVKLLHDAGVPADVVQYLPGDGATVGAALTADPRVAGVAFTGSTDTARAINRAMAARDAAIGVLIAETGGQNAFIADSSALPEQLVKDAIGSAFTSAGQRCSAARVLFVQDDIADKVMTMLAGAMKELKVGNPGLLSTDVGPVIDADALKILQDHAERMDREARLIAAAELSVEAANGTFFAPRAYELKDLGQLQKEVFGPVLHVIRWKGDQLDAVIDQINATGYGLTLGVHSRIDETVDRISNGVHVGNVYVNRNQIGAVVGVQPFGGQGLSGTGPKAGGPHYLLRFATEKTVTVNTTAAGGNASLLTLGD from the coding sequence ATGAACGCACCCTTCTCCTCCCCTGCCGCCAGCGACGCTTCGCGTCCCGGCGCGCTGCTGTCGCCGGAACTGCCGGCGTCCCCCAACCCGTTCCGCCAGGCCATCACCGATGGCTGGTTGAAGGACGAGGCCAGCCACGTGCGTGAACTGCTGGCACAGGCGCGCCTTCCCGCCGAGGAACAGGCCAAGGTGCAGGCGCTGGCCGCCGACCTGGTCGGCCGCGTGCGCGTGCGCGCCAAGGACCAGGGCGCAATCGAAGCCTTCATGCGCCAGTACGACCTGGGCAGCGAGGAGGGCGTGCTGCTGATGTGCGTGGCCGAAGCGCTGCTGCGCATTCCGGACCAGGACACCGCCGACAAGCTGATCCGCGACAAGCTGGCCGATGCCGACTGGGAAAAGCACCTGGGCGGCAGCGACTCGGTGCTGGTCAACGCCTCCACCTGGGGCCTGATGCTGACCGGCAAGCTGGTGCAGATGAACGACGCAACCCGCGCCGATGCGCCCAGCGCGTTCAAGCGCCTGGTCGGCCGCGTCGGTGAGCCGGTGGTGCGCCTGGCCGTGCGCCAGGCGATGAAGATCATGGGCCACCAGTTCGTCATGGGCCGCACCATCAGCGAAGCGCTGTCGCGCTCGCACAAGGGCGACAACGCCAGCTACCGCTACTCGTTCGACATGCTGGGCGAAGGCGCGCTGACCATGAAGGACGCGCTGCGCTACCTGGAAGACTACCGACGTGCGATCCACGCCATCGGTGGCGATCACAAGGCACGCGGTGGCCGCCCGGACGGCGACGTCAACAACGCCCCGGGCATCTCGATCAAGCTGTCGGCGCTGTACCCGCGCTACGAGCATGCCAAGCGCGAGCGCGTGCTGAAGGACCTGGTGCCGGGCGTGCTGGAACTGGCACAGCTGGCCAGGAGCTACGGCATCGGCTGCACCGTCGACGCCGAAGAGTCCGACCGCCTGGAACTGTCGCTGGACATCATCGAGCAGGTGTTCTCCGATGCGTCGCTGGCCGGCTGGGATGGCTTCGGTGTGGTCGTGCAGGCCTACCAGAAGCGTACGCCGTACACGATCGACCACCTGGCCGACATGGCGCGCCGCGCCGGTCGCCGGCTGCAGGTGCGCCTGGTCAAGGGCGCCTACTGGGACGCCGAGATCAAGCGCGCGCAGATCGAAGGCTATCCGGGCTACCCGGTGTTCACCCGCAAGCAGAACACCGATGTCTCCTACCTGGCCTGCGCCAAGCGCCTGTTCACCCATGCCGACGCGATCTACCCGATGTTCGCCACGCACAACGCACACACCATCGCGGCCGTGCGCAGCATCGCCAATGGCGGCGTGTACGAGCACCAGAAGCTGCACGGCATGGGCGACGACCTGTACGCCGAAGTGGTGCCGGCCGACCGCTTGAACCTGCCGTGCCGCGTGTACGCGCCGGTGGGTTCGCATGAAGACCTGCTGCCGTACCTGGTGCGCCGCCTGCTGGAAAACGGCGCCAACTCCAGCTTCGTCAACCGCATCACCGACGAGCGCGTACCGATCGCCGACCTGATCCGCGATCCGGTCGAGATGGTTGCTTCGTTCGAATCGATTCCGCATCCCAAGATCCCGCTGCCGGTTGACCTGCTGCGCAGCCAGAACCACGACAGGAAGAACTCCATGGGCGCCAACCTCGCCAACGACAACGAACTGCGCGCCCTGGCCGAGCAGCTCAACACCGCCGTCAAGCCGTGGTCGGCCGCGCCGCTGGTGCCGGGTGCCAACCCAGCCGGCGCCACGCAGCCGGTGACCAATCCGGCCGACACCCGCGAAGTGGTCGGCCAGTGGCAGGCCGCCGATGCCGCCACCGTGCAGAAGGCACTGGCCAATGCCGTGGCCGCGCAGCCGGCCTGGAACCGCACCCCGGCCGCCAGCCGCGCCGCCATCCTCGAGCACGCCGCCGACCAGCTGGAAGCGCGCATGCCGGAGTTCATGGCACTGTGCGTGAAGGAAGCCGGCAAGAGCCTGCCCGACGGCATCGCCGAAGTGCGCGAAGCGGTGGACTTCCTGCGTTACTACGCCAAGCAGGCACGCGAGCAGTTCAGCCACGCCGAGAAGCTGCCGAGCCCGACCGGCGAATCCAACGAGCTGCAGCTGCATGGCCGCGGCGTGTTCGTCTGCATCAGCCCGTGGAACTTCCCGCTGGCGATCTTCCTCGGCCAGGTGGCCGCTGCACTGGCCGCCGGCAACAGCGTCATCGCCAAGCCAGCCGAGCAGACCAATCTGATCGGCTACTACGCGGTGAAGCTGCTGCATGACGCCGGCGTGCCGGCCGACGTGGTGCAGTACCTGCCTGGCGACGGCGCGACCGTCGGTGCCGCGCTGACCGCCGACCCACGCGTGGCTGGCGTGGCCTTCACCGGCTCCACCGACACCGCCCGTGCGATCAACCGCGCGATGGCTGCACGTGACGCCGCCATCGGTGTGCTGATTGCCGAGACCGGTGGCCAGAATGCCTTCATCGCCGACTCCTCGGCGCTGCCGGAACAGCTGGTCAAGGATGCGATCGGCTCGGCCTTCACCTCGGCCGGCCAGCGCTGCTCGGCTGCGCGCGTGCTGTTCGTGCAGGACGACATCGCCGACAAGGTGATGACCATGCTGGCCGGTGCGATGAAGGAACTGAAGGTCGGCAATCCCGGCCTGCTGTCCACCGACGTCGGCCCGGTGATCGACGCCGACGCGCTGAAGATCCTGCAGGACCACGCCGAACGCATGGACCGCGAAGCGCGCCTGATTGCTGCCGCCGAGCTGTCTGTCGAAGCAGCCAACGGCACCTTCTTCGCACCGCGTGCGTACGAACTGAAGGACCTGGGCCAGCTGCAGAAGGAAGTGTTCGGTCCGGTCCTGCACGTGATCCGCTGGAAGGGCGACCAGCTCGACGCGGTGATCGACCAGATCAACGCCACCGGCTACGGCCTGACCCTGGGCGTGCATTCGCGCATTGACGAGACCGTCGACCGCATCAGCAACGGCGTCCACGTCGGCAACGTCTACGTCAACCGCAACCAGATCGGTGCGGTGGTCGGCGTGCAGCCGTTCGGCGGCCAGGGCCTGTCCGGCACCGGCCCGAAGGCCGGCGGCCCGCACTACCTGCTGCGCTTCGCCACTGAAAAGACGGTAACGGTGAACACCACCGCTGCCGGCGGCAACGCCTCGCTGCTGACCCTGGGCGACTGA
- a CDS encoding DUF2244 domain-containing protein has protein sequence MIEVLTAPDGSGTQLRLRPPRALDARQFVLLFAVLSGAMWLVSAFGWLAGNAFAPLFALLYSLLLAAALRALWRSGERQEEIRVVPACVEVIPVPGGSPVFRAHPHWVRLLTDDEKVRLASSGRQVEVGSFLAPAERQTLVETLEDLLAASDGGNRRR, from the coding sequence ATGATCGAGGTGCTTACAGCTCCAGATGGATCAGGTACGCAGCTGCGACTGCGTCCCCCACGGGCGCTCGATGCCCGGCAGTTCGTCCTGTTGTTTGCTGTGTTGTCGGGAGCGATGTGGCTGGTGTCCGCCTTCGGGTGGTTGGCCGGCAATGCATTCGCCCCCCTGTTCGCGCTGCTGTACAGCCTGCTGCTGGCAGCCGCGTTGCGCGCGTTGTGGCGCAGCGGTGAACGGCAGGAGGAGATCCGGGTAGTACCGGCGTGCGTGGAGGTCATCCCCGTACCCGGTGGATCGCCGGTGTTCCGGGCCCACCCGCACTGGGTGCGCCTGCTCACCGACGACGAGAAGGTCCGGCTGGCATCCAGCGGCCGGCAGGTGGAGGTGGGGAGTTTCCTCGCGCCGGCCGAACGTCAAACGCTTGTTGAAACGCTTGAAGATTTGCTCGCCGCCAGCGATGGCGGCAACCGACGACGCTAA
- the coxB gene encoding cytochrome c oxidase subunit II: protein MKQSRGWGTKCVAMVATMAALLSMPGTALAQAADPKPWQLNMGKGVTQTSRLAWESNNLSLIVCTVIGVIVFGAMAYAMFKFRKSKGAVAATFSHNTKAEIIWTVIPVIILVVMAWPATANLIKMYDTRDAEMTVKVTGYQWMWKYEYLGENVTFTSRLDRESDRVRQSGVVPTRESHPHYLLDVDNRLVLPVDTKVRFVITSDDVIHAWWVPALGWKQDAIPGFINEAWTSIEQPGVYRGQCAELCGKDHGFMPIVVEAVSKEEFKQWLAQRKPAPPAGPATPAAPAEPAAPAAPASEAPAAPAAAEAGSAPATAASGA, encoded by the coding sequence ATGAAGCAAAGCAGAGGGTGGGGCACGAAGTGCGTTGCAATGGTCGCCACGATGGCGGCTCTGCTGTCGATGCCGGGGACGGCACTGGCCCAGGCGGCCGATCCAAAACCGTGGCAGCTGAACATGGGCAAGGGGGTGACCCAGACCTCACGCCTGGCCTGGGAATCGAACAATCTCTCGCTGATCGTCTGTACGGTGATCGGCGTGATCGTGTTCGGCGCCATGGCCTACGCCATGTTCAAGTTCCGCAAGTCGAAGGGCGCGGTGGCCGCCACCTTCAGCCACAACACCAAGGCCGAAATCATCTGGACAGTGATCCCGGTGATCATCCTGGTGGTGATGGCGTGGCCGGCCACGGCCAACCTGATCAAGATGTACGACACCCGCGATGCCGAGATGACGGTGAAGGTCACCGGCTACCAGTGGATGTGGAAGTACGAGTATCTCGGTGAGAACGTCACCTTCACCAGCCGCCTGGACCGCGAGTCCGACCGCGTGCGGCAGAGCGGGGTCGTGCCGACCCGTGAGAGCCATCCGCATTACCTGCTGGATGTCGACAACCGGCTGGTGCTGCCGGTCGATACCAAGGTGCGCTTCGTCATCACCTCCGACGACGTGATCCACGCCTGGTGGGTACCGGCACTGGGCTGGAAGCAGGACGCCATCCCCGGTTTCATCAATGAAGCCTGGACCAGCATCGAGCAGCCCGGCGTCTACCGCGGCCAGTGCGCCGAGCTGTGCGGCAAGGACCATGGCTTCATGCCGATCGTGGTCGAGGCGGTGTCCAAGGAGGAGTTCAAACAGTGGCTGGCGCAGCGCAAGCCGGCGCCGCCCGCTGGGCCGGCAACGCCGGCGGCACCTGCCGAACCGGCTGCACCGGCTGCACCGGCGAGCGAGGCACCGGCTGCGCCTGCTGCTGCAGAAGCGGGCAGCGCACCTGCCACCGCTGCCAGCGGCGCGTGA
- the ctaD gene encoding cytochrome c oxidase subunit I — protein sequence MAHSAVGHDDHHHQQSFFERWFFSTNHKDIGTLYLGFSFIMFIIGAAMSVVIRAELAQPGLQFVKPEFFNQMTTVHALVMIFGGVMPAFVGLANWMIPLQIGAPDMALPRMNNWSFWLLPVAFSLLLLTLFLPGGAPAGGWTLYPPLSLQGGYNVAFSVFAIHVAGISSIMGAINIIATVLNMRAPGIDLLKMPIFCWAWLITAFLLIAVMPVLAGAVTMLLTDKFFGTSFFNAAGGGDPVMYQHIFWFFGHPEVYIMILPAFGVVSEIIPTFSRKPLFGYQAMVYATAAIAFLSFIVWAHHMFTVGMPLGGEIYFMFATMLISIPTGVKVFNWVSTMWRGSLTFEAPMLWSVAFVILFTIGGFSGLMLAIVAADFQYHDTYFVVAHFHYVLVTGAVFALIAAVYYWWPKWTGRMYSEKWAKVHFWWSIVFVNLLFFPQHFLGLAGMPRRIPDYSVAFADWNLISSIGAFGMFATPFMMAAILLSSLRNGEKAEARSWEGARGLEWTLPSPAPAHTFTTPPTIRPGDLAHDDISH from the coding sequence ATGGCGCACTCGGCAGTTGGGCACGACGATCACCATCACCAGCAGAGTTTCTTCGAGCGTTGGTTCTTCTCGACCAACCACAAGGACATCGGCACGCTGTACCTGGGCTTCAGCTTCATCATGTTCATCATCGGCGCGGCGATGAGCGTGGTGATCCGGGCCGAACTGGCGCAGCCGGGCCTGCAGTTCGTCAAGCCCGAGTTCTTCAACCAGATGACCACCGTGCATGCGCTGGTGATGATCTTCGGTGGCGTGATGCCGGCCTTCGTCGGCCTCGCCAACTGGATGATCCCGCTGCAGATCGGCGCGCCGGACATGGCGCTGCCGCGCATGAACAACTGGTCGTTCTGGCTGCTGCCGGTGGCGTTCAGCCTGCTGCTGCTGACCCTGTTCCTGCCCGGCGGCGCGCCGGCCGGTGGCTGGACGCTGTACCCGCCGCTGTCGCTGCAGGGCGGCTACAACGTCGCCTTCAGCGTGTTCGCCATCCATGTGGCCGGCATCAGTTCGATCATGGGCGCGATCAACATCATCGCCACCGTGCTGAACATGCGTGCGCCGGGCATCGATCTGCTGAAGATGCCGATCTTCTGCTGGGCCTGGCTGATCACCGCGTTCCTGCTGATCGCGGTGATGCCGGTGCTGGCTGGCGCGGTAACCATGCTGCTGACCGACAAGTTCTTCGGCACCAGCTTCTTCAACGCCGCCGGTGGCGGTGACCCGGTGATGTACCAGCACATCTTCTGGTTCTTCGGGCACCCCGAGGTCTACATCATGATCCTGCCCGCCTTCGGCGTGGTCAGCGAGATCATCCCGACCTTCAGCCGCAAGCCGCTGTTCGGCTACCAGGCGATGGTGTACGCCACCGCGGCCATCGCGTTCCTGTCGTTCATCGTCTGGGCCCACCACATGTTCACCGTGGGCATGCCGCTGGGCGGCGAGATCTACTTCATGTTCGCCACCATGCTGATCTCGATCCCGACCGGCGTGAAGGTGTTCAACTGGGTCAGCACCATGTGGCGTGGCTCGCTGACGTTCGAGGCACCGATGCTGTGGTCGGTGGCCTTCGTCATCCTGTTCACCATTGGTGGCTTCTCCGGCCTGATGCTGGCGATCGTCGCCGCCGACTTCCAGTACCACGATACCTACTTCGTGGTCGCGCACTTCCACTACGTGCTGGTGACCGGCGCGGTGTTCGCGCTGATCGCCGCGGTGTACTACTGGTGGCCGAAGTGGACCGGGCGGATGTATAGCGAGAAGTGGGCCAAGGTGCACTTCTGGTGGTCGATCGTGTTCGTCAACCTGCTGTTCTTCCCGCAGCACTTCCTCGGCCTGGCCGGCATGCCGCGGCGTATTCCCGACTACAGCGTGGCCTTCGCCGACTGGAACCTGATCAGCTCGATCGGTGCGTTCGGCATGTTCGCCACGCCGTTCATGATGGCCGCGATCCTGCTGTCCTCGCTGCGCAACGGTGAGAAGGCCGAGGCCCGTTCCTGGGAAGGTGCGCGCGGCCTGGAATGGACGCTGCCGTCGCCGGCGCCGGCGCACACCTTCACCACGCCGCCGACGATCCGCCCGGGCGACCTGGCACACGACGACATCAGTCATTGA
- a CDS encoding cytochrome c oxidase assembly protein: MSEAPASTPSPSAGLPRLIGVAVAVFLLTFSLVPLYRIACEKVFGVRLERGPGSEASTGAVTGKRTVRVEFDGGVNSRLPWSFHPEQLTMDVVPGELNEALYFARNDSQQAVVGSAVPSVAPARASGFFSKTECFCFTAQTLQAGEKRDMPVRFIVDPDLPPEIKTITLSYTFYRNDALSDRLAPAATSEGAHAAP, translated from the coding sequence ATGAGCGAGGCGCCGGCCAGCACACCGTCACCCAGTGCCGGGCTGCCGCGCCTGATCGGCGTGGCGGTGGCGGTGTTCCTGCTCACGTTCTCGCTGGTGCCGCTGTACCGTATCGCCTGCGAGAAGGTATTCGGCGTGCGCCTGGAGCGCGGTCCCGGCAGCGAGGCCAGTACCGGCGCCGTGACCGGCAAGCGCACCGTGCGCGTGGAATTCGATGGCGGGGTCAACTCACGGCTGCCATGGTCGTTCCATCCCGAGCAGCTGACCATGGACGTGGTGCCCGGCGAACTCAACGAAGCGCTGTACTTCGCCCGCAACGACAGCCAGCAGGCAGTGGTCGGCAGCGCGGTGCCTTCGGTGGCGCCGGCGCGCGCGTCGGGTTTCTTCAGCAAGACCGAGTGCTTCTGCTTCACCGCGCAGACGCTGCAGGCCGGCGAGAAGCGCGACATGCCGGTGCGCTTCATCGTCGATCCGGACCTGCCGCCGGAGATCAAGACGATCACCCTGTCCTACACCTTCTACCGCAACGACGCGCTGTCCGATCGGCTGGCTCCGGCCGCCACCTCGGAAGGCGCGCACGCCGCACCCTGA
- a CDS encoding cytochrome c oxidase subunit 3: MAQTPTDANVYFVPAQSKWPFVGSIAMMVTMVGVASWLNDASWGRWTFYIGIAMLVLTLFWWFSDVVRESQAGNYNHQVDGSFRMGMIWFIFSEVMFFGAFFGALFYTRNLGLSWLSGEGRGVMTNELLWQGYSAGWPTNGPAAIGGAFQTIPAWGLPLINTLILLTSGVTLTIAHHALKAGNRRQLLIWLGLTVVLGLGFLTLQAEEYIHAYKELNLTLGSGIYGSTFFMLTGFHGAHVLLGTIMLIVMWLRSAKGHFTRDNHFGFEAAAWYWHFVDVVWLMLFMFVYVL; the protein is encoded by the coding sequence ATGGCCCAGACACCGACCGACGCCAACGTGTACTTCGTCCCGGCCCAGAGCAAATGGCCGTTCGTGGGTTCCATCGCGATGATGGTGACCATGGTCGGCGTGGCCAGCTGGCTCAACGATGCCAGCTGGGGACGTTGGACGTTCTACATCGGCATCGCGATGCTGGTGCTGACCCTGTTCTGGTGGTTCAGCGATGTGGTGCGCGAATCGCAGGCCGGCAACTACAACCATCAGGTCGATGGCTCGTTCCGGATGGGGATGATCTGGTTCATCTTCTCCGAAGTGATGTTCTTCGGTGCGTTCTTCGGCGCGCTGTTCTACACCCGCAACCTGGGCCTGTCGTGGCTCAGCGGCGAAGGCCGCGGGGTGATGACCAACGAGCTGCTCTGGCAGGGCTACTCGGCGGGTTGGCCCACCAATGGCCCGGCGGCGATCGGTGGTGCGTTCCAGACCATTCCGGCCTGGGGCCTGCCGCTGATCAACACGTTGATCCTGCTCACCTCCGGCGTGACCCTGACCATCGCCCATCACGCGCTGAAAGCCGGCAACCGCCGCCAGCTGCTGATCTGGCTGGGCCTGACCGTGGTGCTCGGCCTCGGCTTTCTGACCCTGCAGGCGGAGGAATACATCCACGCCTACAAGGAACTGAACCTGACGCTCGGTTCGGGCATCTACGGTTCGACGTTCTTCATGCTGACCGGCTTCCACGGCGCGCACGTGCTGCTGGGCACGATCATGCTGATCGTGATGTGGCTGCGTTCGGCGAAGGGGCACTTCACCCGCGACAACCATTTCGGTTTCGAAGCCGCCGCGTGGTACTGGCACTTCGTCGACGTGGTGTGGCTGATGCTCTTCATGTTCGTCTACGTGCTTTGA
- a CDS encoding twin transmembrane helix small protein translates to MSDSLKTLLVIAFLIVIVWNLGAGLYYLLVDRGQTKRTVNALTRRIGVSVALIVLVIVSIYMGWIKPHGIGG, encoded by the coding sequence ATGAGTGATTCGCTGAAGACCCTGCTGGTAATCGCGTTTCTGATCGTCATCGTCTGGAATCTGGGCGCCGGCCTGTATTACCTGCTGGTCGACCGCGGCCAGACCAAGCGCACGGTCAACGCACTGACACGCCGCATCGGGGTGTCGGTGGCCTTGATCGTACTGGTGATCGTGAGCATCTACATGGGCTGGATCAAACCGCACGGTATCGGCGGCTGA
- a CDS encoding SURF1 family protein gives MMRQHTRVIGWLLALLAMAGFSALGLWQLQRMHAKQAMLDAQGPAVAQALPLAQALAQALAAPGALHGVADHGRFLPGVVLLDNQTRHGRAGVKIYRPFRSDGGSVLLVDLGWRALPPDRTLPDVPAPPSPVAVRGLLAPPPSAGLALGPAFSATDEAGRWLASRLPAEGLAQALGLPALPDRVLRLDPALPFGDERDLDLLPNTLPPQRHLGYAVQWFGLALTVLVVALVLEWRRRRPIAR, from the coding sequence ATGATGCGCCAGCACACGCGCGTGATCGGATGGCTGCTGGCGCTGCTGGCGATGGCCGGTTTCAGCGCATTGGGGCTGTGGCAGCTGCAGCGCATGCATGCCAAACAGGCAATGTTGGATGCGCAGGGTCCAGCCGTGGCACAGGCGCTGCCACTGGCGCAGGCTCTGGCGCAGGCTCTGGCGGCGCCCGGCGCGTTGCACGGCGTGGCCGACCACGGCCGCTTCCTGCCCGGCGTGGTGCTGCTGGACAACCAGACCCGGCATGGTCGCGCCGGGGTGAAGATCTATCGTCCGTTCCGCAGTGACGGAGGCAGCGTGCTGCTGGTCGATCTCGGCTGGCGCGCGCTGCCGCCGGATCGCACGCTGCCGGATGTGCCGGCGCCGCCTTCGCCAGTGGCCGTGCGCGGGCTGCTGGCGCCGCCGCCGTCGGCGGGACTGGCACTGGGTCCCGCATTCTCCGCAACCGATGAGGCCGGGCGTTGGCTGGCCAGCCGCTTGCCCGCCGAGGGTCTCGCGCAGGCGCTTGGCCTGCCGGCATTACCCGACCGCGTGCTGCGGCTGGATCCGGCGCTGCCGTTCGGCGACGAACGCGATCTGGACCTGCTGCCGAACACGCTGCCGCCGCAGCGCCACCTGGGCTACGCCGTGCAGTGGTTCGGGCTGGCGCTGACCGTGCTGGTGGTGGCGCTGGTACTGGAATGGCGCAGGAGGCGCCCCATCGCCCGGTAG